One Natrinema longum genomic window carries:
- a CDS encoding threonine synthase, producing MNPTAAFDGLECVDCGATVDAAESHQCPACGGALDPTYEYDAIDLDRERLASRPFDSQWRYAELLPFARESAVTTAEGATPLVDCPDLADELGVGRVLIKDEARNPTGSVTDRGASVAVTAALEDGATDVALPSTGNGGQAAAAYAARAGLEAHAYLPSRSGFTNKAMVNVHGGDMNVVGGRFDDAAAAFEEGLAEHDDWYSLRSFDTPYRHEGAKTLFYELAEQLEWAVPDAICYPTGTGTGLVGLAKATREFRELGLIDETPALYAAQASGCAPIVDALEDGRDEHEPVDHPDTICGELEVPDPTASARVLEAIRETDGGAVATDDPDILEAAVRVAQTTGLELIPSAGAAASGAWELAERGAFDGDETVVIVNTGSGNKEADVLRSHLMSQGV from the coding sequence ATGAACCCGACAGCCGCCTTTGACGGCCTCGAGTGTGTCGACTGCGGGGCCACCGTCGACGCCGCCGAGTCACACCAGTGTCCGGCGTGTGGCGGGGCGCTCGATCCGACCTACGAGTACGACGCGATCGACCTCGATCGCGAGCGGCTCGCGTCTCGGCCGTTCGACTCGCAGTGGCGCTACGCGGAACTGCTGCCCTTCGCCCGCGAGTCCGCGGTGACGACGGCGGAAGGAGCCACGCCGCTGGTCGACTGTCCCGATCTTGCCGACGAACTCGGCGTCGGACGCGTCCTGATCAAAGACGAGGCCCGGAACCCGACGGGCTCGGTCACGGATCGCGGCGCGTCGGTGGCCGTGACGGCAGCACTCGAGGACGGCGCGACCGACGTCGCGCTCCCCTCGACGGGCAACGGCGGCCAGGCCGCCGCGGCCTACGCGGCCCGCGCGGGACTCGAGGCACACGCGTATCTCCCCTCGCGGTCCGGCTTTACGAACAAGGCGATGGTCAACGTCCACGGCGGCGACATGAACGTCGTCGGCGGTCGCTTCGACGACGCCGCCGCTGCGTTCGAGGAGGGGCTGGCCGAACACGACGACTGGTACTCGCTCCGGTCGTTCGACACTCCCTACCGTCACGAGGGCGCGAAGACGCTGTTCTACGAACTCGCCGAACAGCTCGAGTGGGCGGTGCCCGACGCGATCTGTTATCCGACGGGAACCGGCACCGGACTCGTCGGCCTCGCCAAGGCCACACGGGAGTTCCGAGAACTGGGCCTGATCGACGAGACGCCGGCGCTCTACGCCGCGCAAGCGTCCGGCTGTGCGCCGATCGTCGATGCCCTCGAGGACGGCCGCGACGAACACGAACCGGTCGACCACCCGGACACGATCTGTGGCGAACTGGAGGTACCGGACCCGACTGCGAGCGCGCGGGTGCTCGAGGCGATCCGCGAGACCGACGGCGGCGCGGTCGCGACCGACGACCCCGACATCCTCGAGGCCGCCGTCCGGGTGGCCCAGACGACGGGCCTCGAACTGATCCCCAGCGCAGGGGCGGCCGCGAGCGGCGCGTGGGAGCTCGCCGAACGCGGCGCGTTCGACGGCGACGAAACCG
- a CDS encoding 50S ribosomal protein L37e: MTGAGTPSQGKKNKTTHTKCRRCGEKSYHTKKKVCSSCGFGKSAKRRDYEWQSKTGDN, translated from the coding sequence ATGACTGGTGCAGGAACCCCAAGCCAAGGAAAGAAGAACAAGACGACCCACACCAAGTGTCGTCGCTGCGGAGAGAAGTCCTATCACACGAAAAAGAAAGTTTGCTCGTCGTGTGGCTTCGGCAAGTCCGCCAAACGCCGCGACTACGAGTGGCAGTCGAAGACCGGCGACAACTGA
- a CDS encoding LSM domain-containing protein: MSGRPLDVLEASLGERVSVRLKSGDEYVGELAGYDQHMNLVLEDVTIPVEGGIDDEAPVEDTTIIRGDNVVSITP, from the coding sequence ATGAGTGGACGACCGCTGGACGTCCTCGAGGCGTCGCTCGGCGAACGCGTTTCGGTGCGGCTCAAAAGTGGCGACGAGTACGTCGGCGAACTCGCCGGCTACGATCAACACATGAACCTGGTCCTCGAGGACGTCACGATCCCCGTCGAGGGCGGCATCGACGACGAGGCCCCAGTCGAAGACACAACCATTATACGCGGCGATAACGTCGTCTCGATCACTCCATGA